A genomic region of Nilaparvata lugens isolate BPH unplaced genomic scaffold, ASM1435652v1 scaffold7320, whole genome shotgun sequence contains the following coding sequences:
- the LOC120356624 gene encoding mediator of RNA polymerase II transcription subunit 1-like has protein sequence MFVTLPDHTHCYFMTENRQLEGVLVTSIPFSHPSHVPKVIALLRQQALFNTLITSCIRPNAKHVAD, from the exons ATGTTTGTG ACACTGCCTGACCATACCCATTGCTACTTCATGACTGAGAACCGGCAGTTGGAGGGGGTTCTAGTGACCAGTATACCGTTCAGCCATCCTTCACATGTGCCCAAGGTCATCGCTCTGCTAAGACAACAGGCTCTATTCAATACACTTATAACCAGCTGTATTCGACCTAATGCTAAGCATG